CACATGCAACTTGAAGTATGACGGGTATATTTATCAAGATGTTGGAGTGCTTTCTTGCACTTGATTACTCACGTTTTGTTTCTTTTTGGCCGTCAGCAAATTGCCGACAGGCTGTTCAATGAATTGATAAAGCAGCCAGCCAGCGATAAGGCTAACCGCTCCAGCGCCGATGATCAGCAGTGCAGCGTCTATCACATTGTATTGATTGCCGTCAGTCCATTCATTTAGCAAGCGAAGGACTAAGAAATGAATCAGGTAAAAGCAGAAAGAAATGTTTCCTAACCATTGCATTGATTTCGCATGTAAAAATGAACGCTTCTCTTGTAGATCATTCACCGCAAGTGAGCCTATCAATAATGTTAGCGGAATGAGAGTAACCAAATTAAAGCTAAGCAGGAACGGCATGAAAAGATCAATACAATATGTCAATGCTGTCAGTATCATGCTGGTGGTAACTGAAACGGATATCCACTTTCCTTCCTGAATAATACGCGACAGTAACATACCAATGGTGAATTCAAAAATACGTGTTGGCGGGAAAGTATAGGAAAGCCACCATTGAATTTCTCCCACCTCAAAGGGAAAGCCTTCAATCAGTGGGGTGGAGGGCAATAATGTATAGATTGCACCATTAGCTGCGATTAAGGTGGCATAGCAAAATATTACGGATATCCATAAGGATTCTGTCGGTATTTTTTTTACGAGCTTGAGCAAGAATGGGTAAATGATATAAAGAAAAACAATGACAGATAGAAACCAACTGGGAACGTTTCCGCCAATATAGTTATCACCTTGCGGTATCCATGTCTGTATCAATAATAAATTAGGTAACCAGATATCAACACGCCCAACATTTATTATTCCAGTGATAATAAGTAGCATAATAATTAATATATTTACAGGGTATATCTTCGAAAATCGTTTTTTATAGAACTGGAGCGGGTGACTAACGGATGGCGATGACCAGTTCATGACAAACCCGCTCAGGATAAAAAATAACGATACACTTACCCACCCGGCCTTACTGAGGACAAAAGAGTAAGCTTCGCCGATAGATTCATCTGAGAACAGGTTTAAAATATTCCCGAGCGATGTGTGAAAAAAATACACAAGAAGGGCAGCAATAATCCGAATGCCGCTCAGAGATGGTAAATTAGGTAGATACCCTTTTTCTGTCCTCTTTATAATAATATTGCGTTGATAATAATGTGAATTTTCCTTTTTTGCGATGAGGTTGCTATCCATTTATTTTCTCCTATTTAAACGCGATGCGAAAAAATGAGGGAAGATATCTATCATAAATATATAAATAGGAAGCTATTGATAATTTTAATTTATTTTTAACATAATAGTTAGTGTAATCAAGAGGATGGATGTATCTCTCTGATTTATCATTGGTGATAATTATCTTGTAAAGGGAAAATAAACCTTCAATTTATCAATAGCACAATAACTTTTATTTTACAAAGTGGTTTTTTAGTTGACGTATTTCATGATTTTATTTAACTATCACTTTTTTATAGTTTTTTGTTTTTTTTTAAACGATTAGGTCATGGAAATAAAAATAACTGCGAGCATCAATTTATCGATGGCGGGACTTTGTACGGATTACTGGATAGCTGCGATAACAATGACAACATTTCTTGCTGGGGCCAAAGATATCCGCGATTTTTAACTGAACAAGGCCTATCAGCAAGTGACTGACCAAGAGCGTAGCCCGTTAATTCGGAAATGTTGAGATTATCAAACCGCACTATGTGTTCAACATCTCCCTTCATTTGGTTCAATGTGCCCTGCACGGAGCGACGACACTGGGTATCGACTTGTAGCGGACGCAAATAATTTTGGGCGACGTTAAGTTGCATTTCATTCGCCCCACACTTGAGAAGCGTATTGATGAATGCATCCACAAAGTAATCGTTTAGTTCGAGGAAATTTTTCTTGGTAAGCGCCAGTAATACCAGTGGAAAACGAGTTGCATCATGTACGAGAAGTACGCAATTCCGGCGCTGTAAGGTGATCAAATTTCCGTGCCAGTTGCTCAGTGGGTTGATATCTATTGTTGGTTGCCTAAAAGAGCCACTGACTACAGGGCGTTGCGGCAAATTGATCGCTGTCATTCAGTGGCAAAGGCTTGAAAAACTTATGCGTAGCGTGAAGTTGAATCATCTTATCCCCCTTGTTCTTCTGTACCCGCCTTATTGCTTATATTCTATTTACACGCCATAGCAGGTAAATGCACAGTTAACGGTTATAGCGTGTAATTCTTGTTTTACCTGCTAAAGCGTGTAATATTTATTCTACCGTCTATAACCGGTAGGATAAGAGGATAAGAGGATAAGAGGATAAGAGGATAAGAGGATAAGAGGATAAGAGGATGAAGGTCACCAACAGCAAGCAGCTTAGCAGCTACCTGAAAGATGTTCGTATCACGCAGAAGCTTTCACAAGGGAAAGTGGCCAGTAAAGTGGGTATTCGCCAGGATACGGTATCCAGCTTCGAGCAACATCCTGATTCCACCAAGCTGGAAACCTTCTTTAAAATCCTGTCGGCATTGAACTTAGAACTTACTGTTACGCCCCGAAATGTGGATACCGCCAATAACGAAGCCTCTGTTGCATCATCCTGGAAGGAAGAATGGTAATGGCTGCGCTCGATGTTTACATGAACGGCTATCGGGTGGGGATTCTGACCAAAACGGGCAGTGGGGCACATCATTTTTCCTATGATGCGAACTGGCTCGGATTGCCGGGGAGTCGCCCTATTTCGCTTTCTATGCCGCTACGTCACCAGTCCTATCAAGGTGATGAGGTTTATAATTTCTTCGACAATTTGTTGCCGGATAACCCGGATATCAGAAGACGCATTGTCGCCAGACATCACGCTGACTCCACCCAGCCGTTTGATCTGCTGGCTAAAGTGGGGCAAGACAGTGTCGGGGCGTTGCAATTAGTGCCGCAGGGTACACCTGTGCACAATATAAAAAAGATCGAATACAAAACCTTATCTGAGCAGCAGCTTGAAAACATACTGGCGGGATACCTGTCCGATGCCCCGCTGGGGATGATTGATACAGAAGACAATTTTCGTATCTCTATCGCGGGCGCACAGGAAAAGACGGCGCTGCTTTATCTGGATGATCACTGGTGCCTGCCCTTCAATACCACACCAACTACCCACATCATCAAGCTACCGATTGGTAAAATCGAGAGTCACTCTTACTCAATTGATATGTCTGACAGCGTTGAAAATGAGTATCTGTGCCTGCTCATTGCCAAGGCCTTTGGGCTGCCAGTGCCGCACTGTTTTATGATCAAAGCTGGCAAGATAAAGGCGTTGGCGGTGGAGCGTTTTGATCGTAAATTCGCCTCGGATGTCAGTTGGATTATGCGGTTACCACAAGAGGATTTTTGTCAGGTATTAAACGTTCCTTCCGCACTGAAATATGAAAACCATGGTGGACCAGGTATTTCCGCCATTATGTCGTTTCTATTGGGTTCGGTTGATCCAGAAAGGGATCGTTATCGCTTTATGCAGGCTCAGGTACTGTTTTGGCTATTGGCTGCAACGGATGGTCATGCGAAAAATTTTTCCCTGTTTATTGAATCTGAGGGACGATATCGACTCACGCCTTTCTATGACATTCTCTCCATGTATCCGGCGATGGGCGGACGGGGAATTGATCGCAGAGAGGCCAAATTGGCGATGGGATTGACTGGCTCAAGAGGCAAGAAATATGCGATTGAGCAGATCTTTCCCCGGCATTTTTTCCAGACGACGAAGGCCGTTGGGTTTGCCAGAGAATCAATGGAAAACATTCTGGCGGAGTTTGCACAAACCGTTGATACCGTCATTACGGCTGTTAGAAGTCAACTGCCTGTGGATTTTCCTACTCATATCAGTGATGCAATCCTGACCGGGTTGCAGGCTAGATCGAGACGGCTCATGAGAGGATGGGAGTAATTTCCCCGACGAATAATATCGGGGAGAGCAAATCACTTCCCTATACAAAAACTCGAAAAAATGCGGCCTAACAGATCGTCAGAGGTGAACTCACCCGTGATTTCGCTCAGGGACTGCTGTGCCAGCCGCAGTTCTTCTGCCAGCAGTTCGCCAGCGTAGGCGCTCACCAGCTGTTCTTTGCCCTGAATCAGATGCTGTGCTGCTAGCTCCAATGCTTGCAGATGACGACGGCGTGCCAGGAAACCGCCTTCTGTGTTGCTGGTGAACCCCATACTTTGCTTGAGGTGGTCGCGCAGCGTGTCCACGCCCTCACCCGTGCGGGCGGAAAGACGGATAAGTGAGTGAGTATTCACATCTTCGATGCCGAGCGTTTCGCCAGTCACGTCCGCTTTGTTGCGTACCACGGTAATCGGCAGCGTTTTTGGCAGGCGAGCCATAAATTCTGGCCAGATCTGCTCAGGTTCAGTCGCCTGCGTGGTGGTGCCATCTACCATGAACAGCACGCGATCGGCCTGTTCGATTTCCTGCCAGGCGCGCTCAATACCAATGCGTTCGACTTCATCACTGGCATCGCGCAGTCCAGCGGTATCGATGATATGCAGTGGCATGCCGTCGATATGAATGTGTTCACGTAGTACGTCACGCGTGGTTCCCGCGATATCGGTGACAATTGCCGCT
The window above is part of the Pectobacterium araliae genome. Proteins encoded here:
- a CDS encoding DUF6933 domain-containing protein — protein: MTAINLPQRPVVSGSFRQPTIDINPLSNWHGNLITLQRRNCVLLVHDATRFPLVLLALTKKNFLELNDYFVDAFINTLLKCGANEMQLNVAQNYLRPLQVDTQCRRSVQGTLNQMKGDVEHIVRFDNLNISELTGYALGQSLADRPCSVKNRGYLWPQQEMLSLLSQLSSNPYKVPPSIN
- a CDS encoding type II toxin-antitoxin system HipA family toxin, yielding MAALDVYMNGYRVGILTKTGSGAHHFSYDANWLGLPGSRPISLSMPLRHQSYQGDEVYNFFDNLLPDNPDIRRRIVARHHADSTQPFDLLAKVGQDSVGALQLVPQGTPVHNIKKIEYKTLSEQQLENILAGYLSDAPLGMIDTEDNFRISIAGAQEKTALLYLDDHWCLPFNTTPTTHIIKLPIGKIESHSYSIDMSDSVENEYLCLLIAKAFGLPVPHCFMIKAGKIKALAVERFDRKFASDVSWIMRLPQEDFCQVLNVPSALKYENHGGPGISAIMSFLLGSVDPERDRYRFMQAQVLFWLLAATDGHAKNFSLFIESEGRYRLTPFYDILSMYPAMGGRGIDRREAKLAMGLTGSRGKKYAIEQIFPRHFFQTTKAVGFARESMENILAEFAQTVDTVITAVRSQLPVDFPTHISDAILTGLQARSRRLMRGWE
- a CDS encoding acyltransferase family protein produces the protein MDSNLIAKKENSHYYQRNIIIKRTEKGYLPNLPSLSGIRIIAALLVYFFHTSLGNILNLFSDESIGEAYSFVLSKAGWVSVSLFFILSGFVMNWSSPSVSHPLQFYKKRFSKIYPVNILIIMLLIITGIINVGRVDIWLPNLLLIQTWIPQGDNYIGGNVPSWFLSVIVFLYIIYPFLLKLVKKIPTESLWISVIFCYATLIAANGAIYTLLPSTPLIEGFPFEVGEIQWWLSYTFPPTRIFEFTIGMLLSRIIQEGKWISVSVTTSMILTALTYCIDLFMPFLLSFNLVTLIPLTLLIGSLAVNDLQEKRSFLHAKSMQWLGNISFCFYLIHFLVLRLLNEWTDGNQYNVIDAALLIIGAGAVSLIAGWLLYQFIEQPVGNLLTAKKKQNVSNQVQESTPTS
- a CDS encoding helix-turn-helix domain-containing protein, which translates into the protein MKVTNSKQLSSYLKDVRITQKLSQGKVASKVGIRQDTVSSFEQHPDSTKLETFFKILSALNLELTVTPRNVDTANNEASVASSWKEEW